A single window of Thiomicrorhabdus immobilis DNA harbors:
- a CDS encoding peptidoglycan-binding domain-containing protein → MGCASTSDNGSSSSSRKLNQADIDLIVERAKAEERARINRELMYQAKQKRVFDDILARQYTQTTLADKSKKTNVSQPIQALDHQKQIKKIIPENRQPVLYKKLNGVEYFRCAANSLTPVTTEKGLVTYSTDKLELSATLCKSSRDKSTILKLQNSLYKLGYLKSDTLTKDQLIDGIWGETTLVAVKEYQQDKGLLLGQLTIETLEHIGVFDVQTAPLDMLGVNEIQLVKVATEEKAEPKSETTAETAAINQVGMAETTDELPKVEGSEEKPGQSEVQKPAVIAVHDQVEPVEQLASAADTHGSAIISAPEVAKQAVVIEKIIPTSRKLVLYKELEGVRYFRCAANALTPNEIKPGVWTYEKTKTELSATLCKMSRDVATMTALQYELYSKGYLKSDTLTQDQLIDGVWGESTLMALKEYQQQNGLLFGQLTIESLEHLGVFSADPMRIKPANSVVVHSQTASETATPVDKDILPLAQSGHKVAEKMVEKMDVHQTAGETMPVVDNGDIAKTIKLVRVPGDTFKVTDAVDTAKYLVYGTVDGNKVWRCRARSEVPQTSENGENVYNGVMEFRATLCKVSRSAEIIKALQLALKEKGYLKPSPPLDLVVVDGVWGINTLDAVKAYQKANGLAYGQLTLEVFEHLGVFEKE, encoded by the coding sequence ATGGGGTGCGCCTCGACCTCAGATAATGGAAGCTCGTCAAGTTCACGTAAATTGAATCAAGCGGATATTGATTTGATTGTCGAAAGAGCAAAAGCTGAAGAACGTGCACGTATTAATCGAGAATTAATGTATCAAGCGAAACAAAAAAGAGTGTTTGATGATATTTTGGCCAGACAATATACCCAAACAACCTTGGCGGACAAATCTAAAAAAACCAACGTTTCTCAACCCATTCAGGCGCTAGATCATCAAAAACAGATTAAAAAAATCATTCCAGAAAATAGACAGCCTGTTTTATATAAAAAACTTAATGGCGTTGAATATTTCCGTTGTGCGGCCAATTCCTTAACACCGGTTACAACCGAAAAAGGGCTGGTAACTTACTCTACAGATAAGCTAGAGCTAAGTGCCACTCTTTGTAAATCCAGTCGTGATAAGTCGACAATCCTTAAATTGCAGAATAGCTTGTATAAGCTCGGTTATTTGAAATCCGACACTCTGACTAAAGATCAGCTGATTGATGGCATTTGGGGAGAAACCACCTTAGTGGCGGTAAAAGAATATCAACAAGACAAAGGCCTGTTGTTAGGGCAGTTGACCATTGAAACTTTAGAGCATATCGGGGTGTTTGATGTACAAACCGCACCGCTTGATATGTTGGGTGTGAATGAGATTCAATTGGTTAAAGTGGCTACAGAAGAAAAAGCCGAGCCTAAATCAGAAACTACAGCCGAAACCGCTGCGATTAATCAGGTCGGAATGGCTGAAACCACGGATGAGCTGCCGAAGGTAGAGGGTTCAGAGGAAAAACCCGGCCAAAGTGAGGTTCAAAAACCTGCGGTGATTGCCGTTCACGATCAAGTTGAACCAGTAGAACAGCTGGCTAGCGCTGCTGACACTCATGGTTCAGCTATCATCAGTGCACCTGAAGTGGCTAAACAAGCCGTTGTGATTGAAAAAATCATACCTACTTCACGTAAGCTGGTGCTTTATAAAGAATTGGAAGGGGTGCGTTATTTCCGTTGTGCAGCCAACGCCTTGACACCAAATGAGATAAAACCGGGTGTATGGACTTATGAAAAAACCAAAACCGAATTGAGCGCGACCCTGTGTAAGATGAGCCGTGATGTTGCAACGATGACGGCCTTGCAGTATGAGTTATATAGCAAAGGTTATCTGAAGTCGGATACCTTAACTCAGGACCAATTAATTGATGGTGTTTGGGGTGAGTCTACTTTGATGGCACTTAAAGAATATCAACAACAGAACGGTCTGCTTTTCGGTCAGTTGACGATTGAATCGCTTGAACATCTTGGCGTGTTTTCGGCTGACCCGATGCGAATCAAGCCAGCCAATAGCGTGGTAGTGCATTCTCAGACAGCAAGTGAAACAGCAACACCGGTTGATAAAGACATTTTGCCATTAGCACAAAGCGGACATAAGGTCGCCGAGAAGATGGTTGAGAAGATGGATGTGCATCAAACCGCTGGCGAAACCATGCCTGTCGTAGATAACGGTGATATCGCTAAGACGATTAAGCTGGTGAGAGTCCCTGGCGACACTTTTAAGGTGACGGATGCGGTCGACACCGCCAAGTATCTTGTTTATGGCACGGTTGATGGTAACAAGGTATGGCGTTGTCGTGCACGTTCAGAAGTGCCACAGACATCGGAAAATGGTGAGAATGTATATAACGGTGTCATGGAGTTCCGTGCCACCTTATGCAAGGTGAGCCGGAGTGCTGAAATTATTAAAGCGTTGCAGTTGGCTTTAAAAGAGAAAGGGTATCTGAAACCGAGTCCTCCTTTGGATTTGGTTGTGGTTGACGGAGTCTGGGGAATCAATACCTTGGATGCGGTTAAGGCCTATCAGAAAGCGAATGGTTTAGCTTACGGACAGTTAACCCTGGAAGTCTTTGAACATTTAGGTGTTTTTGAGAAAGAGTAA
- a CDS encoding S49 family peptidase, with protein sequence MDQEPQNSQQGFNRLAIAVESLVKQERWSRRFANLLKLAVAGYIIFFVYIASQNISSGDEFDSLNNSKPHVAVVKLDGPIMPGTKTSAEAIKPLLQEAFKNKASEAVVILANSPGGSPVQSALINDEIERLKTKYHKPAYVVVEDLCASGCYYIAVAADKIYANEGSMVGSIGVRMDTFGVTSLMEKLGVENRSMHAGEHKTFIDPFSEKDEAGRKFFQEHVLERTHQQFINAVRDGRGDRIKETPDTYTGLVWLGDEATENGLIDGLGDLGHVARDVIGNENIRFYEGKKSVIEELMGDIGTQTASKLSMFLSTMH encoded by the coding sequence ATGGATCAAGAGCCTCAAAACTCACAACAAGGATTTAATCGTTTGGCGATTGCCGTTGAATCTTTAGTAAAACAAGAACGTTGGAGTCGTCGTTTTGCCAATTTACTTAAGTTAGCGGTTGCCGGTTACATCATATTTTTTGTCTATATCGCGAGCCAAAACATCTCTTCTGGTGATGAGTTTGATTCGCTGAATAACAGTAAACCCCATGTAGCGGTGGTGAAATTGGATGGTCCTATCATGCCAGGTACAAAAACCAGTGCTGAAGCAATTAAGCCATTACTCCAAGAGGCATTCAAAAACAAAGCAAGTGAAGCCGTCGTTATCTTGGCCAACTCACCTGGAGGCAGCCCAGTTCAATCAGCATTGATCAATGATGAAATTGAACGTTTAAAAACCAAATACCATAAACCGGCTTATGTGGTCGTCGAAGATTTATGTGCTTCTGGCTGCTATTACATTGCCGTGGCAGCAGATAAAATTTATGCCAATGAAGGTTCAATGGTGGGTTCTATTGGTGTAAGAATGGATACCTTTGGTGTAACCAGCCTGATGGAAAAACTTGGGGTTGAAAACCGCTCAATGCATGCTGGTGAACACAAGACCTTTATCGATCCATTTAGCGAAAAAGATGAGGCAGGACGTAAATTCTTCCAGGAACACGTTTTAGAGCGTACCCACCAACAGTTTATCAATGCGGTGCGTGATGGTCGTGGTGACAGAATCAAAGAAACACCTGACACCTATACCGGCCTAGTTTGGCTGGGTGACGAAGCGACCGAAAACGGATTGATCGATGGTTTAGGTGACCTGGGCCATGTCGCCAGGGATGTCATCGGTAATGAAAACATCCGTTTTTATGAAGGTAAAAAATCGGTAATTGAAGAACTGATGGGGGATATCGGCACACAAACCGCTAGCAAGCTTTCTATGTTCCTATCAACCATGCATTAA
- the uvrC gene encoding excinuclease ABC subunit UvrC, with protein MTQDNIQTNNENNQTSVSVDTPVDEFDIEAFLKQLTERPGVYRMINAKGTIIYVGKAKNLKRRVSSYFKKRHDEIKTAKMVMQIARVEVTVTDTDSEAFILENTLIKRYKPKYNILFRDDKSYPYIFVSTSKTFPALSYHRGAKRRVGEYFGPFPNASAVHQTLQSLQKIFPVRQCAESVFNHRSRPCLQYQIKRCSGPCVEGLVTKEQYQEDVRHTLGFLQGKSFEVIEELGQKMEQASAELEFEQAARYRDQVSALRAIQSQHLINQPGSKDMDVIAVAEQASQVCVCLMMYRGGNLWGSEHYYPKLSDVYEKQEVIAAFITQHYQEHPVPAELVLDCDLEDKAVIQAWLKEQRQKAVLIKGAHNQVNKGLVQLATTNALSGLKQHMTQRATQIQRVQALQEVLALVNPPNYMECFDISHTQGQMTIASCVVFNDGIPNTQAYRKFNIEGIQPGDDYAAMHQAMQRRYARLKKEEDALPDLIVVDGGKGQLSQAIDVLKSLELEHVPLVSVAKGEGRKAGLEILYTPYNLEGIDLESDDIALHLINHIRDEAHRFAITSHRAKRTKAQTQSSLEAIEGIGPKTRKQLLVHFGGLTEVKEASVSELQKVKGISLEKAQKIYDFFHGGF; from the coding sequence ATGACCCAAGATAATATCCAAACAAACAATGAAAATAATCAAACATCTGTCAGTGTCGACACTCCAGTCGACGAATTTGATATTGAGGCTTTTTTAAAGCAATTGACAGAAAGACCTGGGGTCTATCGGATGATAAACGCCAAAGGTACGATTATTTATGTGGGTAAAGCTAAGAACTTAAAGCGTCGAGTTTCCAGTTACTTCAAAAAGCGACACGATGAGATTAAAACCGCCAAAATGGTGATGCAAATCGCACGTGTGGAAGTTACGGTTACTGATACGGATAGTGAAGCTTTTATATTAGAAAATACATTAATAAAGCGTTATAAGCCTAAGTATAATATACTTTTTAGAGATGATAAATCCTACCCTTATATTTTTGTTTCCACTTCAAAGACGTTTCCGGCTTTGAGTTATCACCGTGGCGCTAAACGCCGTGTTGGTGAGTATTTCGGACCTTTTCCCAATGCGTCTGCCGTGCATCAGACATTGCAATCGTTGCAAAAAATCTTTCCGGTAAGACAGTGTGCCGAGAGTGTTTTTAACCATCGTTCTCGACCTTGTTTGCAATATCAAATCAAACGTTGTTCTGGACCTTGTGTTGAAGGTTTGGTAACCAAAGAACAGTATCAGGAAGATGTTCGTCATACTTTAGGGTTTCTGCAAGGCAAGAGTTTTGAGGTGATTGAAGAGCTTGGACAAAAAATGGAACAAGCTTCCGCAGAGTTGGAGTTCGAACAAGCGGCACGCTATCGTGATCAAGTTTCAGCTTTAAGAGCGATACAAAGCCAGCATCTTATCAATCAACCCGGGTCGAAAGATATGGATGTGATTGCGGTAGCAGAGCAAGCCTCTCAGGTTTGCGTATGCCTGATGATGTATCGGGGAGGTAATCTATGGGGCAGTGAGCACTATTATCCAAAACTTTCAGATGTGTATGAAAAACAGGAAGTGATTGCCGCTTTCATCACTCAGCATTACCAGGAACACCCCGTTCCAGCTGAACTGGTTCTAGATTGTGACTTGGAAGATAAAGCCGTTATCCAGGCCTGGTTAAAAGAACAAAGACAAAAAGCGGTGCTGATAAAAGGTGCCCATAACCAGGTTAATAAAGGTTTGGTGCAACTAGCCACCACTAATGCTTTGTCGGGGCTAAAACAACATATGACGCAACGCGCAACGCAAATCCAAAGGGTGCAAGCTTTGCAAGAAGTGTTAGCGTTGGTCAATCCGCCCAATTACATGGAATGTTTTGATATTAGCCATACACAAGGTCAAATGACAATTGCCAGTTGTGTGGTGTTCAATGATGGAATTCCGAATACCCAGGCCTATCGAAAATTCAATATAGAAGGTATTCAGCCAGGAGATGACTATGCCGCCATGCATCAAGCCATGCAACGTCGCTATGCACGCTTAAAGAAAGAGGAGGATGCGTTACCGGACTTAATTGTGGTTGACGGGGGTAAAGGACAGCTCTCTCAAGCGATTGATGTTTTAAAGTCATTGGAACTTGAGCACGTGCCATTGGTCTCTGTGGCCAAAGGGGAAGGGCGCAAGGCTGGATTGGAAATCCTCTATACACCGTACAATCTAGAGGGGATTGATTTGGAGTCAGATGATATCGCATTACATCTAATCAACCATATTCGAGATGAGGCTCACCGTTTTGCCATTACCTCACATAGGGCGAAAAGAACCAAGGCACAAACGCAATCCAGCCTAGAAGCAATCGAAGGAATTGGTCCTAAAACACGTAAGCAACTATTGGTGCATTTTGGCGGCTTAACCGAGGTAAAAGAGGCCTCGGTTTCAGAACTCCAAAAAGTGAAGGGTATAAGTTTAGAAAAAGCCCAAAAAATCTATGATTTCTTTCATGGCGGTTTTTAA
- the pgsA gene encoding CDP-diacylglycerol--glycerol-3-phosphate 3-phosphatidyltransferase gives MSIKSLPMMMTWSRVVLIPVFLVCYYAPIEDARFWAGLAFMVAAITDWFDGYLARKLGSDSKLGAFLDPVADKLIVAAALIVVAAEYHDNIYVIISAVLIMMREIGISALREWMAENNAREVVAVSKLGKIKTASQLAALTWLLYGGTLWGVNWGELGFPMLYFAALLTVITWVQYTVAALPEIIRSTES, from the coding sequence ATGTCAATTAAATCCTTACCGATGATGATGACCTGGAGTCGTGTTGTACTGATTCCAGTCTTTCTGGTTTGTTATTACGCTCCTATTGAAGATGCCCGTTTTTGGGCTGGTCTAGCTTTTATGGTTGCGGCCATCACGGATTGGTTTGATGGCTACTTAGCCAGAAAACTAGGTTCTGATAGCAAGTTAGGCGCTTTTTTAGACCCTGTTGCGGATAAATTGATTGTGGCCGCGGCCTTGATTGTCGTGGCGGCAGAATATCATGACAATATCTATGTCATCATTTCAGCCGTATTGATTATGATGCGAGAAATCGGCATCTCCGCTCTACGTGAATGGATGGCCGAGAACAATGCTCGAGAAGTGGTCGCCGTATCTAAACTGGGTAAAATCAAAACGGCTTCTCAGTTAGCGGCGTTGACCTGGTTGTTATATGGCGGTACTTTGTGGGGTGTAAATTGGGGAGAACTAGGTTTCCCAATGCTGTATTTTGCTGCGCTATTGACGGTTATCACCTGGGTGCAATATACCGTAGCCGCTTTACCTGAAATTATTCGTTCAACAGAATCATAG
- a CDS encoding putative bifunctional diguanylate cyclase/phosphodiesterase: MVTTRDAVNSAYKGILKEQSNLEGLRNTLLTINQDINLFLLDPLNEDLIHKIDINTNNAINKLTALSESKHPFHKDLKAISERTSKNFYILKSKINILVKFRLDINKQYPGLDISANIMENQQNSIKSGFEILINEIESGDLQVKSPQIYPLLLKSYSVWISAISQTRIYMANRLASFSSDILDEQGNSLKDIYTLFTNNIKTLNRLYRHEDSFEANDILKSAITTSQSWYENFVTLREISESDKWRSDTLIIKTQVFPLVEQVVQNLNEIDKTLNDEKQNTDQELKKSDDQFNKLIFVIIALFMLFIAAILISMQWMVFTPIHKVTLALRSKAFDIDLPNIESSKTLEVGQLIDAFIEMDEEVTQRQNALEHQAMHDHLTGLPNRFLLNQRIEYQLLHSERQNTPFSMFLMDLDFFKDINDTLGHAAGDHLLIEVSQRIKNSIRKSDTLARLGGDEFAILLPETKKETASKLAESIIQKLSDTIDIDNQKVSIGISIGIVNYPDDGIDIETLLQHADMAMYTAKRERAGYVFYDSSQNTYSKARLSLNHDIIEALEHDQFDIYFQPKIDAVTQNLCGAEGLLRWKHKDYGFISPEKVIESAERAGVIHKLTLSMIEKAISACSQWHKSGHKISVAVNLSVRDLSNKDLTTKVKEFMDKYALEYHFLTLEITESIMMENLAISLEVLQKLNKLGVHISIDDFGTGFSSLAYLKKLPVNELKIDKSFIIEINQDANDKKIVSAIINLGHNLGLNVVAEGIETQKSMDMIKAMGCDQMQGYFISKPICKTSFQKYLENHEKNSNPNC; the protein is encoded by the coding sequence TTGGTCACGACCAGAGACGCAGTAAATTCTGCTTACAAGGGCATCTTAAAAGAGCAGTCTAATCTTGAAGGATTAAGAAACACCCTACTGACAATCAATCAAGATATAAACCTTTTTTTACTTGATCCGTTAAATGAAGACCTTATTCATAAAATTGACATCAACACTAATAATGCAATCAACAAGTTAACCGCGCTCAGTGAATCTAAACACCCTTTTCACAAAGACTTAAAAGCGATTTCCGAGCGGACATCAAAAAACTTCTACATCCTTAAAAGCAAAATCAATATCTTGGTTAAATTCCGCCTGGACATTAATAAACAATACCCAGGATTAGACATATCAGCCAATATAATGGAGAACCAACAAAACTCGATAAAATCTGGTTTTGAAATCTTGATTAATGAAATCGAATCTGGCGACCTACAGGTAAAATCACCTCAGATATACCCATTATTATTGAAATCTTACTCAGTATGGATCAGCGCCATCTCGCAAACACGTATCTATATGGCCAACAGGCTTGCATCATTTTCATCGGATATTCTCGATGAACAAGGAAACAGCCTTAAAGACATCTATACCCTATTTACCAATAACATCAAAACTCTCAATCGACTCTATCGCCATGAAGACAGTTTTGAAGCGAATGACATTCTTAAATCGGCAATAACAACCAGCCAATCGTGGTATGAAAACTTCGTAACTCTAAGGGAAATTTCAGAATCCGACAAATGGCGTTCAGACACTCTTATCATCAAGACCCAAGTTTTTCCACTAGTAGAACAAGTAGTCCAAAACCTGAATGAAATAGACAAAACCCTAAATGATGAGAAACAAAATACAGATCAAGAATTAAAGAAAAGTGACGACCAGTTCAATAAACTGATTTTTGTCATTATTGCGCTTTTCATGTTGTTCATTGCGGCTATTTTAATCTCAATGCAATGGATGGTTTTCACCCCTATCCATAAAGTGACTTTGGCACTTCGCTCCAAAGCCTTTGATATTGACCTACCCAATATCGAATCTTCAAAAACCCTTGAGGTTGGCCAATTGATAGATGCCTTTATTGAAATGGATGAAGAAGTGACACAACGTCAAAACGCCTTAGAACATCAAGCGATGCACGATCACTTAACAGGGTTACCGAATCGTTTTCTTCTCAATCAGAGAATTGAGTATCAACTACTCCATTCAGAAAGACAAAACACGCCTTTTTCCATGTTTTTGATGGATTTAGATTTCTTTAAAGATATTAACGATACTCTTGGACATGCTGCAGGAGACCATCTTTTAATAGAAGTTTCGCAACGCATCAAAAACTCTATCCGTAAATCGGATACTTTGGCAAGACTAGGGGGTGATGAGTTCGCAATCCTTCTGCCTGAAACTAAAAAGGAGACCGCATCTAAGCTTGCCGAGAGCATCATTCAAAAGTTAAGTGATACCATTGATATCGACAATCAAAAGGTCAGCATTGGCATCAGTATTGGCATTGTGAACTACCCCGATGATGGAATAGACATTGAAACACTCTTACAACATGCCGACATGGCCATGTATACGGCCAAACGTGAACGTGCGGGTTATGTGTTTTATGACTCCTCACAAAACACCTACAGCAAAGCCAGACTGAGTCTCAACCATGATATTATCGAAGCCTTAGAACACGATCAGTTTGATATCTACTTTCAACCCAAGATTGATGCAGTCACTCAAAATTTATGCGGAGCAGAAGGTTTATTGCGCTGGAAGCATAAAGATTATGGTTTCATTTCACCTGAAAAAGTCATTGAAAGCGCTGAACGTGCCGGTGTTATCCATAAACTCACATTAAGCATGATAGAAAAAGCCATCTCCGCATGTAGCCAATGGCATAAATCTGGCCACAAGATATCTGTGGCAGTAAACCTATCGGTAAGAGACCTTTCAAATAAAGACCTGACCACTAAAGTGAAAGAGTTCATGGACAAATATGCCCTCGAATATCACTTTTTAACTCTTGAAATCACCGAAAGCATCATGATGGAGAACCTCGCCATATCGCTAGAAGTCTTGCAGAAACTCAATAAATTGGGTGTCCATATCTCGATTGATGATTTTGGAACAGGCTTTTCCTCACTCGCCTATTTAAAAAAACTACCTGTCAATGAGTTAAAAATAGACAAATCATTTATCATTGAGATTAACCAGGATGCAAATGATAAAAAGATTGTGAGTGCTATTATCAATTTAGGTCACAATCTTGGACTAAATGTTGTTGCAGAAGGCATTGAAACGCAGAAATCTATGGATATGATCAAGGCTATGGGCTGCGATCAAATGCAGGGTTACTTCATTAGCAAACCAATATGCAAAACGTCTTTCCAGAAGTATCTTGAAAACCATGAAAAAAACAGTAACCCTAACTGTTAA
- a CDS encoding ANTAR domain-containing response regulator, with product MQLTFSVLLISDNPTETGSIQEGLSRAGASQVHKCSSSENFLQKLDSLSIDLIILDIDKPSVDLFEQFSIVRDFCPKPVVCFSNDSDSKIIEKSVKAGVAAYIVDGKAPERVKPIIDVAIMRFNECQAVRKELASVKDKLSERAVIEKAKGLLMEHKNMSENEAYKTLRKMAMDQGKKISVISHEVCGVLIGLEGI from the coding sequence ATGCAGTTAACTTTCTCGGTGCTTCTTATAAGCGATAATCCAACAGAAACCGGTTCTATTCAAGAGGGGCTGAGTAGGGCTGGCGCCTCACAGGTTCACAAATGCTCCTCAAGCGAAAATTTCTTACAAAAACTAGATTCGCTAAGTATCGATTTGATTATCCTTGATATTGATAAGCCGTCCGTTGATTTGTTTGAACAGTTCTCGATTGTCAGGGATTTTTGCCCAAAGCCTGTTGTGTGTTTTAGTAATGATTCCGATTCAAAAATTATAGAAAAATCGGTTAAAGCGGGCGTTGCGGCCTACATTGTGGATGGTAAGGCTCCAGAACGAGTAAAACCGATTATCGATGTCGCAATCATGCGTTTTAATGAGTGCCAGGCTGTACGTAAAGAGTTGGCATCTGTTAAAGATAAGCTATCAGAACGAGCTGTGATTGAAAAGGCTAAGGGGTTGTTGATGGAACATAAAAACATGAGTGAGAACGAGGCTTATAAAACCTTGAGAAAAATGGCGATGGATCAAGGCAAGAAAATATCGGTGATTTCTCACGAAGTTTGCGGTGTTTTAATCGGCTTGGAAGGGATTTAG
- a CDS encoding DUF3087 family protein, translating to MFKIEEIDPIYYRKQTRKATLIVMAIFIVIGFFTATMAVDLFGEYSSNHLVLNFMGAFVGLLITAGIVKVFFADKEWMKEGIYAWRLKRNLMYISNVLNNVKQAVEDGDQQAMKILRFYHLGLEQMHRLEDNNQALIDVVAEKRELEDKMQALELELNQVEFDFAWSDAYKNQ from the coding sequence ATGTTTAAAATAGAAGAGATTGACCCAATTTATTACCGTAAACAGACGCGTAAAGCGACCCTTATCGTAATGGCGATTTTTATCGTTATTGGTTTTTTTACCGCAACCATGGCGGTGGATTTATTTGGTGAATATTCCAGCAACCATTTGGTTTTAAATTTTATGGGGGCGTTTGTCGGTTTACTGATCACGGCAGGAATTGTAAAAGTCTTTTTTGCCGATAAAGAGTGGATGAAAGAAGGTATTTACGCCTGGCGTCTAAAACGTAACTTGATGTATATTTCCAATGTCCTCAACAATGTCAAACAGGCCGTTGAGGATGGCGACCAACAAGCGATGAAAATTTTGCGTTTTTATCACTTAGGTCTCGAGCAAATGCACCGTTTGGAAGATAACAATCAGGCCCTGATTGACGTGGTCGCAGAGAAACGTGAGCTTGAAGACAAAATGCAAGCATTGGAATTGGAACTAAACCAAGTTGAATTTGATTTTGCTTGGTCAGACGCTTATAAAAACCAATGA
- a CDS encoding tetratricopeptide repeat protein: protein MKKHTITLLFTLLLPITSYAETVFNANTCNRIFKNQGNETCLKAIKGDANSGYAMARVFGDPKSGALTNIDYAFYWHLKLSRQVIKQNLTDKPFIMTLYNTGVLYTDGLGTQQNLKKGFYWFTQAAERGEPLAMLRLTHAYEFGIGTTKNQQQSLYWLNKAVNLHHPKALIAMSKHLIEGNGVEKNASLAVKHLKEAAQQNDAEANFLLGNVYLGGVLASRDLTESKKWYAQSCQLNLLAGCKRYYDIDSNSPSLNQFLNKMPSSDDINTLNQ, encoded by the coding sequence ATGAAAAAACACACAATTACTTTACTGTTCACCCTTCTTTTACCAATCACTTCTTATGCTGAAACGGTTTTCAACGCCAATACTTGTAATCGTATTTTTAAAAACCAAGGTAATGAAACTTGCCTAAAGGCGATTAAAGGCGATGCCAATTCAGGCTATGCAATGGCTAGAGTGTTTGGCGATCCCAAAAGTGGTGCCTTAACCAATATCGACTATGCTTTTTATTGGCATCTGAAACTTTCACGCCAGGTTATCAAGCAAAACCTTACCGACAAGCCATTTATCATGACCCTCTATAACACCGGAGTTTTATACACTGATGGATTAGGCACTCAGCAAAACCTCAAAAAAGGTTTTTATTGGTTCACTCAAGCCGCCGAACGTGGCGAACCTCTTGCCATGTTACGTTTAACCCATGCCTATGAATTTGGAATTGGTACCACTAAAAATCAACAGCAAAGTCTTTACTGGTTGAATAAAGCGGTCAACCTTCATCATCCCAAAGCACTCATCGCTATGTCTAAACATTTAATAGAGGGCAATGGAGTTGAGAAAAACGCCTCTTTAGCGGTTAAGCATTTAAAAGAGGCGGCTCAGCAAAATGATGCGGAAGCAAACTTTCTTCTAGGCAACGTCTATTTAGGCGGTGTTCTAGCCAGTAGAGATTTAACCGAGTCCAAAAAGTGGTACGCCCAAAGCTGTCAACTCAATCTTTTAGCTGGCTGTAAGCGTTATTACGATATTGATAGCAACAGCCCTTCTCTAAACCAATTTCTAAATAAAATGCCATCATCAGATGACATAAACACGCTAAACCAGTAG